A region of bacterium DNA encodes the following proteins:
- a CDS encoding acetyl-CoA carboxylase carboxyltransferase subunit alpha — MEFAQLAFEQPIFDLARRIEELKKLNAEGPVDFADEIETLSSKLEQLKEQVYAKLTIWQRVQVARHPQRPYTLDYVQRILTDWVELHGDRYFADDHAMVTGVGRLEGRPVALIGHQKGRSTKEKLQRNFGMPHPEGFRKARRIMDLADRFGLPLISFLDTTGAYPGIGSEERGISEAIARNIRDMFTLRVPMIVVVIGEGGSGGALGIGVGDRVYMLENSYYSVISPEGCAAILWRDQAQAQEAAQALRVSGRHLVDLGVVDRILPEPLGGAHNGVDETAQIVKEVLVADLAELTKLPVDELLQKRYDKFRAMGVYAED; from the coding sequence GTGGAGTTCGCCCAGCTAGCCTTCGAACAGCCGATCTTCGACCTCGCCAGACGCATCGAGGAGCTGAAGAAGCTCAATGCCGAAGGCCCCGTGGACTTCGCCGACGAGATAGAGACCCTCTCCTCCAAGTTGGAGCAGCTCAAGGAGCAGGTTTACGCGAAGCTGACCATCTGGCAGCGGGTCCAGGTGGCGCGGCACCCCCAACGCCCCTACACCCTGGACTACGTGCAGCGCATCCTGACCGACTGGGTGGAGCTCCACGGGGACCGGTACTTCGCCGACGACCACGCCATGGTCACCGGGGTGGGTCGGCTGGAGGGGCGGCCGGTGGCGCTCATCGGCCACCAGAAGGGGCGCTCCACCAAGGAAAAGCTCCAGCGGAATTTCGGCATGCCGCACCCCGAGGGCTTCCGCAAGGCGCGGCGGATCATGGACCTGGCAGACCGCTTCGGCCTGCCCCTCATCTCCTTCCTCGACACCACCGGCGCATACCCCGGCATCGGCTCCGAGGAGCGCGGCATCTCCGAGGCCATCGCCCGTAACATCCGGGACATGTTCACCCTGCGGGTGCCGATGATCGTCGTGGTCATCGGCGAGGGCGGCTCCGGCGGCGCGCTGGGCATCGGCGTCGGCGACCGGGTGTACATGCTCGAGAACAGCTACTACTCGGTCATCAGCCCCGAGGGCTGCGCGGCGATTCTCTGGCGCGACCAGGCCCAGGCCCAGGAGGCCGCCCAGGCGCTCCGCGTCTCGGGCAGGCACCTGGTGGACCTCGGCGTGGTGGACCGCATCCTGCCGGAGCCCCTCGGCGGGGCGCACAACGGCGTGGACGAGACGGCCCAGATCGTCAAGGAGGTCCTCGTCGCCGACCTGGCCGAACTCACCAAGCTCCCCGTGGACGAGCTGCTCCAAAAGCGTTACGACAAATTCCGCGCCATGGGAGTGTACGCCGAGGATTAG